Part of the Asterias rubens chromosome 20, eAstRub1.3, whole genome shotgun sequence genome, TCACATTTTTGCCCGAAATTCCGTGGGCtgaaggaggaggattcaaaagagggcgctatcagaagaagtttgtacataaTTTTCGCCATATGGGGGACCAAATCTccggggcggggggggggggggggagggggacacCAGGATCTCCTACCGGGTCCAATATTACATAACCAAGTCCGGGTGAAAGTGACCCGGGAAGCAATAATCAACATTGtgataattgttgttattcAAGAAATGCCAAGTACCCCAAATCGATAAAGTCATTTCCAGACTTTTCATAATAGGCCTACAAAGATTTTACTGAGAACGGACGCCCGATGTGGCAGAAGTTCTgctacccccaccccccccccccaaaaaaaaaaaaagcttctcCTGACAGTGCCTCTATTGAAACAACCTCCTCCAACCCTCATTAGAAATTCCGGGGACAGATTTTCCAATGATACCGTAACACTGCATTATTGCTGCTCGAAAGGCTCTATGGTTACCAGATGGTACTTGGTAAAAtcgtaataatttttttaatttcattattaaTCGTAAACAGCGTTAAAAAGTTTCATTTCTTCAGTCTTTTTATTAACCAACAGCTTTCTATCCATACGTGAATCATGCGGCATTTGATGGGATGGACTCTCGAGTTTTCGGGAGCAAACCCTCAACAGAATGGATTGAAGCCATGAAAGAAGGACTTACAGGCCCCGGCACCCTGCTAGCCTACCCGGGTAAGTTGTTAAAAAACACAGCCTATTTAAAGTCCGAAGCACGCTGCAAAAGCtttcctttctcaaaaaaaagacTACTCAGGTGGTACCCGAGGGTGAGTCTTTTATTTCCACAGATGAGCATGacacaaaaactatttttcttGACACGTAAATAATGTAagataggatttgaaactttgcatgatggtggaaataagatatagaagggtttgcggtaacaccatctaatgactatctctaaatgagttggggtggttctgaaaagaaccgttgattaactcgacgtttcgatcagtatgctctgatcgtcttctggataaTGTATCAAGCATTGCATATTAATAGACACTAAATCTATGGACCATCCCCCCTTTTGACGTAACACAGGTGGGTACAATGAGATCGAGACTACCACCGGCAAACCACTAGGTCCTTGGCTGCCCAAGGGTGATAACATCTTTCTCGTGTCAGCTTTTAAGGTAGGTTTGGGATTACATCTCATATATTATTCGTTCAAAAATCTTTAGaacgaccccccccccatgaAAAATATACTTTGTTTTGCTCGATTCGTCCTATTCGTGCTGTCAAAGATTTCCACACGGTGCTATAACTGTTATTCTTGTTCTTAGTAACAGGTAGCTGATGAGAAGGACGCCAAACTCCAGGAGACGTTCGAGAAGGTTTGGAAGGAATCTTCAGGAACCAACTTCATCCTCAAGAATGCTCCCAAGGCGCTCGGCATCTCTAACTGCGGCCTGTATAAGAAGTTTACCGAGCCTCCCGGGATGCTGTACGTCCTCAGAGCCGAGCTGACTGGGGCTGGGGTGGACTCTGAGCCGGCCAAGACCTTCCTGGCGCAACTCAAGGAGTTCAAGTACCCGGACTATTTGCAGAAAGTGGACAATGAGCTTTACATGGCGGATTCAGAAAACATCATTTTCCCTCCAGCGGGGAAGAAAGATCTCCCGGAAGGCTTTGCGTACAAACCGGACTAAAGATTGATAAAACAACAACCATTGTCATTGAAACGGGCGTGTTCTTATTGTGAGTCTTTTTGTATaacttatttgtgtttatttgtagtTCTTATACGCTCGGCCATTCGGCCACTTGGTTGTTGGGCTCGCCGCAATTCAGCATCATATGCATAATATTTGATAGATTGAGATTATTCCTGCGCCAACAAACAGGGATATCAACACGGGGGTACCGCCAACGAAACTCATTTTGCATAgcggctgggcccaatttcatatagagcTGCGAAGCACCAAAATGTGCTtcgcatgaaatgtcttccttcataaaacaggattatcgactaaattccatttgttgcatattgcttgttactggcattcagctgttgtttgcttatcctgaaaatcacgtggaaatttggctggttatcctgtttttatcaaggaagaaatttcatacttaggaaattgttgtgcttagaaactctatgaagttgggccctggtctggatgtcgcaggttcaaatcccactgtaCTCAAATTTACTTTACAACCTCAAGAACTAACCTCAgagcctaataaaaggcttcagtcttgaagtctttaaatatttgagtgagaaattacctaattttttaaaactacgttaacttcagaggtagccgtttc contains:
- the LOC117303985 gene encoding uncharacterized protein LOC117303985: MAARSKSLLYFWNFFEKTGGYSSRFPSFLDFWKFAANIAIKDGDYLVTQLHRNLNPKAFYPYVNHAAFDGMDSRVFGSKPSTEWIEAMKEGLTGPGTLLAYPGGYNEIETTTGKPLGPWLPKGDNIFLVSAFKVADEKDAKLQETFEKVWKESSGTNFILKNAPKALGISNCGLYKKFTEPPGMLYVLRAELTGAGVDSEPAKTFLAQLKEFKYPDYLQKVDNELYMADSENIIFPPAGKKDLPEGFAYKPD